The nucleotide sequence CGATGTCTGCCTGGGTATTCATGACATCGGGATGGAAAGGCACGAAGGCTAGACGATCGCGCCCGAACAACACCAGCGGACGCCCTCGAATCGCCCGATTATCGCGATCGCGACCGGGAACGAAAGCATGATTGTTGGCGGCCATCACCGGCCCCACCATGACGTTGCTGGAGGCATAAATCCAGGGCAGCGAAAAGAAACTGCCGTTAATGCCAGCAGTAGCGTGATAGCGATCGATCAATGTCCCCACGTTGTAGCGGGCATCTGCATGCACTGTAGCCGCTCGCCCCCCCCGCATCGCGAACAAATGCACGTTATCGACGGTCTCTTCCGACAGTGTGACTGGAGCGGTTACATCTAGGTCGTAAGTGTGTAACTCCCCCCGAGGCACCGTCCGCGTGCCAATCAGTGCCTCGGTGAGTCGGAACTGGTTGAAGCGGCGGACTTCGAGCAGATTCGGAGACTGGCCGACATAGCCAGAATCCATTGTGATCGCCATCGCGAACCCGGCATCTTTCACCACTTGCATGACCCGCTCGTCGCGGTTGCCTGAAGGGTAAGCGAACTGCAAGACGGGATGGCCGAGTTGCTCCTCCAAAACCCGCTTCGATTCAAACACTTCTCGATGCAGTTTCTCGTCGTCCAATAACCGCAGATCTTCAGGGTGATTGATGGTGTGAGCTGCCATCGTCACCAAGCCACTCGCCTCCATTTCCCGCATTTGGTCCCAGGTAAAGTGATCTTTACTGGTGGGAACTCCGACAAATCCCGTTTGGATGTAGAAGGCGGCGGGATAGTTAAATTCCTGCAGGAGGGGGTAGGCATTTTCGTACTGACCCAAATAGGCATCGTCAAAGGTCAGCAGAATCGGTTTTTCGGGTAGATTTGTGCCGTTGCGCAGGTGATCGTACAGCGCATCGATACTGATGGGGGTGGCTCCGGCAGCTCGAATGGCCTCAAAATCTCGCCGCAGATCGGCAAGCGTATGGTCGAACCACACTTGCTTTGTCCCGACCACAACATCGTGGTACATGATCGCGGGCACGTAAGACTGCTTGGCCCAAGGGTGGAGAGCATAGGGGTCGGCGGGATTGGCCACCGGTAGAGGGCTGAGGGTGGTAGTGTCGGCGGGATCGGAGATCGCCGCCACGGGACCGCCTTCGCTGTCTACAATCGCTGTCGAATCGGCAGATTCAGACTCCACGATAGCGGGGCGATCGCCCAGACGGCCCACCCCCCAGCTCGCCCCCCACCAGGCAATGGCAGCCCCTGCCATCAACCCAATCAGAACAATCAATAGCAGCAGAAAGCGGCGCGGTCGGGGGCTAGCCGCAGGATGTCGATACCCCGATGCACGAGGGGGAACAGCACGACGAGAGGAATGGCGGGACGGTTGGGGCTGCCGTGGGGGCATGGGAAGACCAAAATGCTACACAGAACCCGCCGCAGACAGGTTCCGAGAGTCAGAGTAGCACTAGAGCCTTAAGAAGCGATAAATCGTTAACAACGTTAGTTCGACAAGTATCTATCCCCATCCTCTACTTCCCTCGCAAAGCATGGCATCAGCCGTAACTGCAGGGGCAGGAAAACAAAGCCTAACAAGGAATCGCGGCCCCTCTCCCCGCTCAAGTCGAAGCAAAGTTTGACAATACGCTTGAAACAAAGCCCAACAAGGAATCGCGGCCCCTCTCCCCTCTCCCCGGGGAGAGGGGCCGGGGGTGAGGGCCAGAGCTATCGAACTCAGGTTGAACAATTGGCAGCGAGCAATCGACAACTGCAGATCGTCAATCCCAAGCAGCGATCGCCCTCGAACAGCCACAATGGTCTCGGCAAGCACTGGCAGAATCTGGGCTGATGGTGGGATTGTACAAACGAGTGCGCCGGGTGGCGATCGCCTTGCTGCTCTTGGCGATCGCGGTAGCTGCCTACGCGATCGAGATCGAGCCCAACTGGGCTAAAGTGAACCACATCTCCGTCCAATTGCCCCATCTCGACACCGAATTTCAGGGCTATCGCATCGTTCACATCAGCGATATTCATCTGGGTCGCGATCGCAAAGGGGGCATGCCTATCCGCCGCTTGCATCGCTTTATCGATCGCGTCAACCAACTGGACCCCGATCTAGTGGCGATTACCGGCGATTTTTTCTCCCGCACCCCCTCTGTCGACGCAAGCGCACTCCAGTTGGAACTGCAGCGGCTGCAAGCGCGCGATCGGGTGGTGGCGGTGCTGGGCAACCACGACCACTGGTTCGACCCCCAAAGCGTGCGAACAGTGTTGAGCAATGCTGGTGTATTGGAACTCAATAACCGCGTCTATACCCTCAATCGCAATGGAGCGCTGCTCAATCTTGCCGGCGTCGACGATGTATGGCAACAAGCCGACGATCTCGACCGCGTCCTCAGTCTCTTGCCCCCCACAGGTGCATCTATCTTGCTCGTCCACGAGCCCGACTTTGCCGATACCAGTGCCGCCGCCGATCGGTTTGACCTGCAACTATCGGGCCATTCCCACGGCGGTCAAATTCGCTTGCCCTTCTTACCGCCACTGAAATTGCCCTATTTGGCAGTGAAATATCCTGAAGGAATGTATCGCTTGGGAGACATGCAGCTCTATACCAATGTGGGCTTGGGCACGATCGCTCTGCCCGCAAGATTGTTCTGTCGCCCCGAAATTACCGCATTCACGCTGGTAGCTGAAGCCTCGTGAGTTGAAATGAAAAACAGAAAGCGACAGCCCATACGGGCTGCCGCTCGCTAGTTTATCTGAACGCAAATAGACAGATAAGACGATGTTAGGCCCAGTCCGCCCGAATTCTGTCGGCTAATTAGTCACATTACGCAAAGATTCAATCCGCTCTTGGAACCGAGTTTGACGCATTTCTTGGAGGTGTTCGAGCTCCTCTTCTACCATGGACAGCATGGCTTCAGACATGGCAGCAATTTCGGGATCTTCAGAAGTTGTGCCCAACAGGGAAACCTCAGCCATTTCCATCATCGATTCAATCAGGCTATCCAGCACGGCCAAATTGAAGTCTGCCGCCTGAATGCCATTGCGCGAGGTACCGGCAGCTTCGAGCATTTGCAAGCGCTCCAAGATATCAGCCCGAGCGGGCTCCACAGAAGCAAAAAATGTAGCGGAGCCAATGGCGATCGCAGCCGCTAGGCCGCTCGTCGCAATGGGGCGAATAGCGCGAAAAATACTCACAAACACCTCTCCTATTGGTTAGTGGATTCGGCTGCTCTAAGGCAGTGTTCGGAATTCACACAAGCCGTCGGCAAATTCAATGAGGACCATCCTATGACGATACATAATGATGAGAACTGATTCACATCATTTTCATGGAATCTTGATCTGAATCTTTTTATCTGAATCTTTAGCTCGATTCCAATTATTCAGGTTTGCGATCGAAGCGCTGCTTGATGCGGGTGGCTTTACCGATGCGATCGCGCAGGTAGTACAACTTGGCTCGACGCACCTTGCCGCGACGCAGCACCTTGACAGATTCGATACGAGGGGAATGGATGAGAAAGACTCGCTCCACACCCACCCCCTGAAAAATTTTGCGCACCGTAATGGTTTCATTAATGCCGCCATTGCGCATGGCAATCACAGTACCTTCGTAGGGCTGCACCCGCTCTTTGCCCCCTTCGCGAATGCGAACGCCCACTTTAACGGTGTCGCCCACATAGATGGTGGGCAAATTATCTTTGGTCTGCTCGGCTTCGATGGAGCGGATGATTTCCTGGGCGTGCATGGATCGTCTCAAATTGCGCAGAACCTCACTATATCACGCTGGTTTCTCCTGCAACCCCGATCTCCAACATTGCCGCTGCAGGAACTGGACTCGGTTGCCATTTGCAGGGATGCTGAAAGCAATTTGAAGCAGTATTTGAGGCAAAGGAGTTTTGGATTGACTGCGGCGGAGGCGATCGCCACTCAACTGGAGCGCGTCGTCGGTACCGATCGTGTCCGGCGGTGGGAGGCATTGGATATCGGCCTACGGGCAAATCTGGCTGCTGCGACTGCAGAGGGAGTTATTGCAGTCGCTTATCCCTCCACAATCCAAGCATTGTCAGAACTCGTAACACTCGCCCATCGCGATCGCTTTGCCATGCTCCCATTTGGCAGCGGTAGCAAATTGAGTTGGGGGGGCTCGGCCAAAGCCACAATTGCCATCTCTACGGCGCACCTCAATCGCATCGTCGAACATGCTGTTGGGGATCTCACCCTCACTGCCGAAGCGGGCACGACCCTTTCAAACCTGCGAGCCCTCTTATCCCCTCACCAGCAGCAACTGGGGCTCGATCCAGCCTATGCCGACATCGCCACCTTGGGCGGTGCGATCGCGACTGCAGATACAGGCTCTCTCAGACAGCGATATGGCAGCGTGCGGGACATGCTGTTGGGGGTGACCTTCGTACGCCATGACGGCCAGGTGGTCAAAGCGGGCGGTCGGGTGGTCAAGAACGTCGCAGGCTACGATTTGATGAAATTGCTGGCGGGCTCTTACGGCACTCTCGGCATCTCGGCACAGCTAACGCTGCGAGTCTATCCACAGCCGGAACAGTCGCGATCGCTCTTACTCGTGGGTTCGACAGCGGCGATCGCGGCCTTAGCGCGACAACTGCGCTGCTCCAGCCTGACTCCAACGGCGATCGATCTCCTCTCTGCCTCGATTGTCAAAGCCTTAGGACATCCCTCAGCCACGGGCTTGTTGGTGCAGTTTCAGAGCATTCCCAGCAGCATTGACGCCCAAATAGAACAGGTGCTGAATTGGGCACGAGCCCTGAAGTTATCCTCCGAGCTTGCCTCTGACGCCGATGAAACCCACCTGTGGGCCACTGTCCGCCAAGCTCTGCACCTAGATGTGCCCGCTTCCCCAGATGAGTTAGGCACTTTGATTGCCTGCAAGTTCGGCATTTTGCCGAGCCGAGCGGGAGAGCTCGTGGCCCGCCTAGAATCGCTGGCGGCTGCCCGTGCCCGCATTCACGCCAGTAGCGGTATCGGTTGGCTACATCTCGATCGCGAGGCGATCGCCCCCGACACTCTGCGAGACCTGCGCTCTTTTTGCCAAGCCAACGGCGGCTATCTCAGCATCCTGCAAGCGCCGCGATCGTTCGAACAACAGCTCGATATCTGGGGCTATGCTGAGGGCAGCCTTGCCCTCATGCAGGCGATCGCCCATCGCTTCGACCCCCACGCCTTGCTCAGCCCCAACCGCCTGTTCCAGCGCGACTAAAATTTTCCGATATTCCCATGCAGACGCAAAATCCTTCGGCTTCTTCCTCCTCCCGAGGCTTTGACGATCTCCATCCCCCCGATCCGAGCGTCATTAACTCCTGCGTTCACTGTGGCTTTTGCTTGGCCACCTGTCCCAGCTATCGCGTCTTGGGAACCGAAATGGATTCTCCGCGCGGTCGCATCTACTTGATGGATGCCCTCAATAGAGGAGAAATCGAACTTACCCCCGATGTGGTCAAGCACTTCGATTCTTGCTTGGGCTGTTTGGCCTGTGTGAGCACCTGTCCGTCGGGGGTGCGCTACGACGAGCTGCTGGCAGACATGCGCGCCCAAGTGACTCGCCACCACCCTCGCTCCCTGCCAGACAAACTGTTGCGCGACCTTACTTTTAAGCTGTTTCCCTATCCCGATCGCCTGCGACTGCTGTTGCGTCCACTGAAACTGGCTCAAAACCTGGGATTGAGGGCGCTCGTGCGCAACTCGGGCTTACTGAAACGCCTATCGCCACAATTGGCCAGCATGGAATGTATCCTGCCCGCCATCCCTGCCAATGCGTTTCGCGACGATTTCCCCGAGGTTCTGCCCGCGCGAGGGCAAAAGCGGTTTCGAGTGGGTCTGGTGCTCGGTTGCGTACAGCGGGTGTTATTCGCCGATGTCAACCATGCCACTGCCCGAGTGCTGACTGCCAATGGTTGCGAAGTGGTCGTACCGAAGTCTCAGGGTTGCTGCGCCGCCCTGCCCTATCATCAAGGGGAAGAGGCACAGGCCCGAGCCCTAGCTCGCCAGACGATCGATAGCTTCGCCGATCTGGAGTTGGATGCGATCGTCATCAATGCAGCCGGGTGCGGTCACACCCTCAAAGAATATGGCCGTATTCTGCGGGACGATCCTGATTACGTCCGCCGGGGGGAAGAGTTCTCTAGCAAAGTGAAGGACGTACACGAATTTTTAGCGGAAGTGGGGCTGGCGAGCAAACTTCACCCCCTACAAGACAAACCCCTCACCTTGGTCTATCAAGATGCCTGCCACCTGTTACACGGTCAAGGCATCAGCGCTCAACCTCGCCAACTGCTGCGCCAAATTCCTGGCGTCACGGTGCGCAATCCCGCTGACGCGGCCCTCTGCTGCGGCAGTGCTGGTGTCTACAACATTCTGCAACCGGATACTGCAGATGAATTGGGTCGCATGAAAGTCGAAACTTTACTCGCCACCGGAGCAGACGCGATCGCCTCTCCCAATCCCGGCTGTGCGTTGCAAATTCAAAAGCACCTCCAGCAGCAGGGGCAATCTGTGCCAGTCTTTCACCCCATCCAACTGCTAGATCGATCGATGCGGGGGGAACAGTTCCCTTAGACCAAAGGGAGATATGCAGCGATCGATTTCAACTCCAGATCGCCTCTCTTTACTAATCTTCAAACAACACCTACGTTATTTCACCGAAACAGCGGAAAACAACAGAACGTTTTCACTGAGATTCGCTATTGTCGAAATGGCTTATTTGATGTTTTCTTAAGCCATCGAACGATCGCTTTTGGGTCGATCTCGAGCCTTCTGGTGCTCGTTACAAAACACAATAACTGCTTCAAGGTCGAACATGTTTGTTCATCAACAATCTAGCACGAGCGCGCAGATGGCGCTAAGTATTGATACTCAGAAGACGGGGATCGCCTATTTCAACTGGATTGTGGCGATCCCCGCAAATTGGAAGAAAATATTAACTTCGTCGCTTTTCCCAGCGATCGCCTTCACAATGTGTTTGGCACATAGGTCAAGAGAATGAGTTATGTCAGCTCTTCTTCGATAGCAAATCCTTTTTGTTATGTTGTGAATCTAAATGGGTGTTTTGTATCGGAGATCGCAGTTGTCATAGAACCGAAAAGCTATTCTAGGATTTAATACTTCGATGACTTAGCCTCTGAAAGTCAAAAATGGTTTCAAGGCTAGCATTTCGATTCATTCGCATCGAAACTCAAGATTTTTAGCTTCGAGCTAGATGATAGGGGGCGCATTCATCTAGAGCTAGTTGAGCTGTGCTCGTTAGAACGCGATCGCCAGCAATGTTTTTGTTGTTTACTCCTCTGAGGAACGTGAAATGGTAGGCTCTCTTCTCGCAGTCCGCGAAGCTTTGCAAGTTAAGGGGATGAATGGCGGCACCAGTGCAGGAACAAGGGTGTCTGTTGAAAATCGTCGTGCAACGGCGACCCATTTAGCCGCCTTCTCGGGAGATCTGCCTCTGTGGACAGCACTTTGGGGCGATCGATCGATTGTCGGGACGCTATCGGATTGCCTCGATTACATGGGTATTTATGGTTCGGCGCGCGATTTTCACATGCGTGAAGCTTCTCGGACGGGCCGGACGGGGGGTGATTTGTGGAGCGTACGGTGGTCTGCTGGGGCCAAGGCCAGTTTTCAGATCGAAGCCTCGTAGCATCCCGAGAGAATGATTCGCTAGCCTAGAGGTAGCTGCATTCCACTGGACTGAATGGGACTCTATTCGCGAGTTATTTTTCCTCGTTTACTGGATTTGACCATGTCGGCGGACATCTTGACGGAGCACCGTCGGGATGTCCTTTCCCGCGCTAAGGGGCAGGTGTTGGAAATTGGGTTTGGGACGGGATTGAATTTGCCCTACTATCCAGCCTCAGTGGAGCAATTGACGGCGATTGATGCCAATCCGGGCACGATGGCGATCGCCCGCCGTCGATTGAAGCAAGCGAAGATTCCGGTGGAGCGCGCCACCCTCAATGGGGAGTCGTTGCCGATGGCGGATGCGAGTTTCGATACTGCGGTCAGCACTTGGACGCTGTGCAGTATTGCGAATGTCTCGCAGGCCCTTCAGGAAGTGCGGCGGGTGTTGAAGCCGGGGGGAGAATTGTTGTTTATCGAGCACGGGCTGAGTCCCGATCGCCCTGTAGAGGTTTGGCAAAATCGTTTGAATGGGCTGCAAAAGGCGATCGCCGACGGCTGCCACCTCAACCGCAATATCCCTGAAATCGTCGAAGCCGCTGGCTTGAAACTGACGCAACTGGAGTCCTTCTATGCCGACGGGATGCCCAAGTTTGTGGGCTACTCTTATAAGGGAGTTGCAACGAAGCCAGTTTGACTCAATCTATGAAGAAGTTGGCAATCGAGAGGAGAAAAATACCATTCCCACAACTGCCCAAGCGATGATTTGTCTAGAACTGTCTCAACAGTTGACGAGATACTATCTCCCAATTCATTTAGTCAGCTTCGATCGGCACTCCCTGCAGGTTTATATTCTGGCAGGCGAGGAAACCGAGATCTTGATTAACCCCAATGGCAACTGGAGATTCCTATGAAGGAAACTGACTTTCAGAGCATGAGCCGGAAGGAACTGCGGACTTACTTGCTCCGGCATCGCAGTGACGAACGGGCTTTTCAGGCTTATATGGATAGACTGGCGGATGCGCCGACACTAGCGAGCGGTACGCTGGCAGATCTCCAAGACTCAGAACACTTTGCTCAACTACTCCAACAAGTAGACAAGGCCAAGAAAAACATGTGACTTCACGCGAAGTTAGCTCGATCGAGCTCCGAAGCGATCGTTGGCCAGTTTTGGTAACGCTAACAGCGCCAACCCAGCGATCGCCAGCGAGCTCAACCCCACAATGCCTGCGAGGGGATTGCCATCAATTCCTGTGACGAAGTTGGGGACAGCCTCTGGATAGCGAACCCAAGCGGAGATATTGACCCAAGCAATGGAGAAGACCCAGCCGGCGTGCAGTCCAATTCCCAGGCCCAAGCGATTGCCCGTCAGATACTTCGCCTCCACTAAAATCGTCCCCACCAGCACGAGCCCGAGCAGTTGTGGCCCCCAAGTGTGAGCCAGCGCATAAATACCTGTCACGAGCGCCCCCGCAACCCACCGGTTCCAATCCAGTCGCAATTCTTCCAACAGCCAGCCGCGAAAGAGCAGCTCTTCGCCAAAACCGACAGCAGCAGCAGTGGCGATCGCATTGGCAAAGGCGATCGTCAATTGACCGGGCTCCACCGGCTGCCATTCCAGCCAACCCAGCCACCCTTCTATCCAGAAAGGGAGAAAAACACTCGCAAAACCAACTGCTCCCCCCAACCCTAGCCCTCGGCAAAATACCCAGGAAGGCTGTAGACCTAAAACTCGATAGGGATGAGATCGCCCGTGTATCCACTTGCCCCAGACGCCGATGTAGAGGACCGACAACGGATACAGGATGGCAATCGTCAGGGTATCTCCCAAGACGGGTAACCAGCCCAGCCAACTGGCTACCCACACCGGCAAGCAAACGAGGGGGAAGATCAGAAGAAAAATGAGTACGCGCAGCCATGCGGAACGCGATCGCACCCACCCACTGCATCGCTGCAACAGCGCTTTAGAGCGAACAACCGTCAAGCGAATAATCGTCAAATGAATCCGAGCCTTAACAATCTGGCTCGATCGTGCTGATCAAGCCGTGGTTTTGCAATTGCTCTTTGTAAAACTCGGCATGTTCCTTCGGCACCACGATCACCACTGCAGAACCATTAGTATGGGCTTCCAACATAATCTCGCGGGCTTGGGGAGGCTGCATAGCCGGAATCGTTTGCACCAATACCTCGATCACATACTCCATCGGGGTGTAATCGTCATTGTGCAACAACACCCGGTACATGGGCATCGGCTTACGGTCGGTTGAGCTTTTTGGCTTGACCTCCGCGAACACCATGACAACTTACCTCATCCTTAAAACGTAATTCTATCAATCTAGCCACTTAACATTCTGCAAATTTTATTCAAAAGACGCAAGCACCTCTCGGGTTACAGTCTCAGGAGTTCGACGAAATAGAACACCAATGGAGCGGTAAACACGTAACTATCGCCGCGATCGAGGATACCTCCATGCCCCGGAATCAAGTCTCCCGAGTCTTTGACCCCCGCATTTCGTTTCATCAGCGATTCAGTCAGATCCCCCAACAAGCTGGTAATGCCAATCAACGACCCAATCGCCATACCTGAATAGGGCCACGAATGCCACTCTAGCAAACTAGCTCCGAGAACGGCGATCGCAATACTGCCCGCAATCCCAGAAATCGATCCCTCCACCGTTTTTTTGGGGCTGATAATCGAGAGCTGCGTTTTGCCCAGCCACTTACCCATAAAGTAAGCACCAATATCTGCCGCCCAAATACAACCAAAGGCCAACAGCACCAGTTGCCAGCCACCTACATGAGCCCGCACCAAGATCCAGAAACTGGGCAAGTAGGCACAGTAGAACAAACCCAGAATGGAGGTGGCGATGTCATTGATGGTGGCAACTTTCGGTTTGAACAGGAGATAAAAGCAAATAATCGTGCCCGAGACCGTCAGGGTCAGTCCAGACCATTCCGGTCGCACTTGCTGCATCACAACTAAAATTTGACTCACGACCAGGGTGGTGCGCATTGCCGGTGCTGCCCCAGTCGCGCGTACGAGCTTGAAAAACTCCAGTTGAGCCAGCAACACAATCGCTGCCATCATGGCGGTAAAAAACCAGCCGCCCAAAAACGTCATCGATAGAGCGACAACAATCGCGACGATCGCACTAACTAACCGGAGCTTGAGTTTTTCTCTCACCTGTGCAAAAAACCTCGCCGCACCCCTGGGGTGTTGTTAAAGTTTAGCTCGTCATTGGGGTTTTGCTCCCACTCCAGTTGTCACGGACAGCATGAAGGTCGATGTCTGGCCATTCAGCCAGAATCTCAGAGCCCGCGAGGCCTCGCAAGCTTTATGATGGCAAGCGTTCTGGTTTGTCTCTCAATTTGGTCGAAACACTCCCTGTGGCCGAAACACTGCTCTATCGGCAACTGCGCCGATCGCTGTTGGACTGGTATGCCCGCGAGGGGCGATCGCTCCCCTGGCGAGAGACTCGCGATCCCTATGCGATTTGGGTCTCTGAAATCATGCTGCAGCAAACGCAGGTGAAGACGGTGTTGCCCTACTACCAGCGCTGGCTGGAGGCATTTCCCACGATCGCCGCTTTGGCAGCGGCACCTCGCGATCGCGTACTCAAGCAGTGGGAAGGGTTGGGCTATTACAGCCGCGCGCGCAATTTCCACCGAGCAGCTCAAATCGTTATGGCCGAGCACAACGGTCAATTTCCCACCGATATCCGAGCCGCGATCGCTCTACCCGGCATTGGCCGGACTACGGCTGGCGGCATTCTCAGTGCTGCGTTCGATCGCCCTACAGCGATTTTGGACGGGAATGTCAAGCGGGTGCTAGCCCGTACGATCGCCTTGCCCCAACCCCCCGCTAAGGCTCTGCCCCAATTGTGGGATCTGTCTGAAGCGCTGCTCGACCCCGAGCATCCGCGCGACTACAACCAGGCACTGCTAGACTTGGGCGCGACCCTGTGTCGCCCGCGCCAGCCAGATTGTCCCCGCTGTCCGTGGCAAGATAGCTGTGCCGCCTATCGAACAAACCGACAATCCGAATTGCCCGTGAAGTCTCCAAAACCCGAACGCCCCCACAAGCAAATCGCTGTGGCGATTGTGTTGCAAGATGGCCAAATTCTGATCGATCGCCGACCGGAGTCGGGCCTGTTGGGCGGGTTGTGGGAGTTTCCGGGGGGAAAAATTGAAGCGGGAGAAACAGCGGCTGACTGTGCTGTTCGCGAAGTGAAGGAGGAAGTTGGGATAGAGGTGGAGGCGATCGCCCACTTGGGCAGTGTCGAACATGGCTATACTCATTTTTCAGTCACGCTACACGCTTACATTTGTCGCTATATTGCTGGCGAAATTGAAGCTCTAGAAGTTGACGACGTTCGC is from Synechococcus sp. PCC 7336 and encodes:
- the mutY gene encoding A/G-specific adenine glycosylase gives rise to the protein MAETLLYRQLRRSLLDWYAREGRSLPWRETRDPYAIWVSEIMLQQTQVKTVLPYYQRWLEAFPTIAALAAAPRDRVLKQWEGLGYYSRARNFHRAAQIVMAEHNGQFPTDIRAAIALPGIGRTTAGGILSAAFDRPTAILDGNVKRVLARTIALPQPPAKALPQLWDLSEALLDPEHPRDYNQALLDLGATLCRPRQPDCPRCPWQDSCAAYRTNRQSELPVKSPKPERPHKQIAVAIVLQDGQILIDRRPESGLLGGLWEFPGGKIEAGETAADCAVREVKEEVGIEVEAIAHLGSVEHGYTHFSVTLHAYICRYIAGEIEALEVDDVRWVQPSELKNYAFPVANQKIFPLLEAWLKQ
- a CDS encoding FAD-binding oxidoreductase gives rise to the protein MTAAEAIATQLERVVGTDRVRRWEALDIGLRANLAAATAEGVIAVAYPSTIQALSELVTLAHRDRFAMLPFGSGSKLSWGGSAKATIAISTAHLNRIVEHAVGDLTLTAEAGTTLSNLRALLSPHQQQLGLDPAYADIATLGGAIATADTGSLRQRYGSVRDMLLGVTFVRHDGQVVKAGGRVVKNVAGYDLMKLLAGSYGTLGISAQLTLRVYPQPEQSRSLLLVGSTAAIAALARQLRCSSLTPTAIDLLSASIVKALGHPSATGLLVQFQSIPSSIDAQIEQVLNWARALKLSSELASDADETHLWATVRQALHLDVPASPDELGTLIACKFGILPSRAGELVARLESLAAARARIHASSGIGWLHLDREAIAPDTLRDLRSFCQANGGYLSILQAPRSFEQQLDIWGYAEGSLALMQAIAHRFDPHALLSPNRLFQRD
- a CDS encoding metallophosphoesterase, which gives rise to MVGLYKRVRRVAIALLLLAIAVAAYAIEIEPNWAKVNHISVQLPHLDTEFQGYRIVHISDIHLGRDRKGGMPIRRLHRFIDRVNQLDPDLVAITGDFFSRTPSVDASALQLELQRLQARDRVVAVLGNHDHWFDPQSVRTVLSNAGVLELNNRVYTLNRNGALLNLAGVDDVWQQADDLDRVLSLLPPTGASILLVHEPDFADTSAAADRFDLQLSGHSHGGQIRLPFLPPLKLPYLAVKYPEGMYRLGDMQLYTNVGLGTIALPARLFCRPEITAFTLVAEAS
- the rplS gene encoding 50S ribosomal protein L19 yields the protein MHAQEIIRSIEAEQTKDNLPTIYVGDTVKVGVRIREGGKERVQPYEGTVIAMRNGGINETITVRKIFQGVGVERVFLIHSPRIESVKVLRRGKVRRAKLYYLRDRIGKATRIKQRFDRKPE
- a CDS encoding polysaccharide deacetylase family protein is translated as MPPRQPQPSRHSSRRAVPPRASGYRHPAASPRPRRFLLLLIVLIGLMAGAAIAWWGASWGVGRLGDRPAIVESESADSTAIVDSEGGPVAAISDPADTTTLSPLPVANPADPYALHPWAKQSYVPAIMYHDVVVGTKQVWFDHTLADLRRDFEAIRAAGATPISIDALYDHLRNGTNLPEKPILLTFDDAYLGQYENAYPLLQEFNYPAAFYIQTGFVGVPTSKDHFTWDQMREMEASGLVTMAAHTINHPEDLRLLDDEKLHREVFESKRVLEEQLGHPVLQFAYPSGNRDERVMQVVKDAGFAMAITMDSGYVGQSPNLLEVRRFNQFRLTEALIGTRTVPRGELHTYDLDVTAPVTLSEETVDNVHLFAMRGGRAATVHADARYNVGTLIDRYHATAGINGSFFSLPWIYASSNVMVGPVMAANNHAFVPGRDRDNRAIRGRPLVLFGRDRLAFVPFHPDVMNTQADIEQLMPDVTDLFVAGLWLVKDGEALSLSELESFNLSSAAEARPRVFFGVDEDNQIIVGVTDTHIYSLKLAQILPKLGVREAVLLDSGFSSSLVYEGEVLATGHATAEQPSRPVPHAIMLYDLYKLQLNPPDRDPLTRLVKAVPEESQFATQQVLQSILAGRNTLEKGDRGAAVYALQRGLEMVAIAQGEPNPLPSGADGVYGNEVVAAIEPYLPAAPSRVWLASTEGETFEGETLAAEPLRGTSIDGRALRSVLNAVGELPSPVLVDTDLPGRRERSRDLSRNP
- a CDS encoding (Fe-S)-binding protein produces the protein MQTQNPSASSSSRGFDDLHPPDPSVINSCVHCGFCLATCPSYRVLGTEMDSPRGRIYLMDALNRGEIELTPDVVKHFDSCLGCLACVSTCPSGVRYDELLADMRAQVTRHHPRSLPDKLLRDLTFKLFPYPDRLRLLLRPLKLAQNLGLRALVRNSGLLKRLSPQLASMECILPAIPANAFRDDFPEVLPARGQKRFRVGLVLGCVQRVLFADVNHATARVLTANGCEVVVPKSQGCCAALPYHQGEEAQARALARQTIDSFADLELDAIVINAAGCGHTLKEYGRILRDDPDYVRRGEEFSSKVKDVHEFLAEVGLASKLHPLQDKPLTLVYQDACHLLHGQGISAQPRQLLRQIPGVTVRNPADAALCCGSAGVYNILQPDTADELGRMKVETLLATGADAIASPNPGCALQIQKHLQQQGQSVPVFHPIQLLDRSMRGEQFP
- a CDS encoding class I SAM-dependent methyltransferase, whose amino-acid sequence is MSADILTEHRRDVLSRAKGQVLEIGFGTGLNLPYYPASVEQLTAIDANPGTMAIARRRLKQAKIPVERATLNGESLPMADASFDTAVSTWTLCSIANVSQALQEVRRVLKPGGELLFIEHGLSPDRPVEVWQNRLNGLQKAIADGCHLNRNIPEIVEAAGLKLTQLESFYADGMPKFVGYSYKGVATKPV
- a CDS encoding phosphatidate cytidylyltransferase, with the protein product MREKLKLRLVSAIVAIVVALSMTFLGGWFFTAMMAAIVLLAQLEFFKLVRATGAAPAMRTTLVVSQILVVMQQVRPEWSGLTLTVSGTIICFYLLFKPKVATINDIATSILGLFYCAYLPSFWILVRAHVGGWQLVLLAFGCIWAADIGAYFMGKWLGKTQLSIISPKKTVEGSISGIAGSIAIAVLGASLLEWHSWPYSGMAIGSLIGITSLLGDLTESLMKRNAGVKDSGDLIPGHGGILDRGDSYVFTAPLVFYFVELLRL
- the clpS gene encoding ATP-dependent Clp protease adapter ClpS; protein product: MVFAEVKPKSSTDRKPMPMYRVLLHNDDYTPMEYVIEVLVQTIPAMQPPQAREIMLEAHTNGSAVVIVVPKEHAEFYKEQLQNHGLISTIEPDC
- a CDS encoding CPBP family intramembrane glutamic endopeptidase — encoded protein: MTIIRLTVVRSKALLQRCSGWVRSRSAWLRVLIFLLIFPLVCLPVWVASWLGWLPVLGDTLTIAILYPLSVLYIGVWGKWIHGRSHPYRVLGLQPSWVFCRGLGLGGAVGFASVFLPFWIEGWLGWLEWQPVEPGQLTIAFANAIATAAAVGFGEELLFRGWLLEELRLDWNRWVAGALVTGIYALAHTWGPQLLGLVLVGTILVEAKYLTGNRLGLGIGLHAGWVFSIAWVNISAWVRYPEAVPNFVTGIDGNPLAGIVGLSSLAIAGLALLALPKLANDRFGARSS